A window of Pedococcus aerophilus contains these coding sequences:
- a CDS encoding PAC2 family protein produces the protein MIELEDVPELNNPVVIAAFEGWNDAGEAATAAIDHLIDVWDAEAIAALDPEEYYDFQVNRPRVVLDDGRRRIHWRTTRILVASSETLERDIVLVQGIEPSFRWRAFTIELMEFAQQVGATTVFTLGALMADVAHTRPIPVTATSDDDDVLHRFDLEPSRYEGPTGIVGVLADAATQSGLQSISCWAAVPHYAGHSPSPKATLALVSRLEELLDAPIPHGDLDDGAKAWERGINELAETDDEVAEYVQSLEEAQDTADLPEASGDAIAREFERYLRRRGQDGPG, from the coding sequence GTGATCGAGCTCGAGGACGTGCCGGAGCTGAACAACCCGGTCGTCATCGCCGCGTTCGAGGGCTGGAACGACGCCGGCGAGGCCGCCACCGCGGCGATCGACCACCTCATCGACGTCTGGGACGCCGAGGCGATCGCGGCCCTCGACCCCGAGGAGTACTACGACTTCCAGGTCAACCGGCCCCGGGTCGTCCTCGACGACGGCCGCCGCCGGATCCACTGGCGCACCACCCGCATCCTCGTGGCGAGCAGCGAGACCCTCGAGCGCGACATCGTCCTCGTCCAGGGCATCGAGCCGTCCTTCCGCTGGCGGGCCTTCACCATCGAGCTGATGGAGTTCGCGCAGCAGGTCGGTGCGACGACCGTCTTCACCCTCGGTGCGCTCATGGCCGACGTCGCGCACACCCGGCCGATCCCGGTCACCGCCACCTCCGACGACGACGACGTGCTGCACCGCTTCGACCTCGAGCCCAGCCGGTACGAGGGACCGACCGGCATCGTCGGCGTCCTGGCCGACGCCGCCACCCAGTCCGGCCTGCAGTCCATCTCCTGCTGGGCCGCGGTCCCGCACTACGCCGGGCACTCACCATCGCCGAAGGCGACCCTGGCACTCGTCTCCCGCCTCGAGGAGCTGCTCGACGCGCCCATCCCCCACGGCGACCTCGACGACGGCGCCAAGGCGTGGGAGCGCGGCATCAACGAGCTCGCCGAGACCGACGACGAGGTCGCGGAGTACGTCCAGTCCCTCGAGGAGGCCCAGGACACCGCCGACCTCCCGGAGGCCAGCGGCGACGCCATCGCCCGCGAGTTCGAGCGCTACCTCCGTCGTCGCGGCCAGGACGGCCCCGGCTGA